One Bacillus amyloliquefaciens DSM 7 = ATCC 23350 DNA window includes the following coding sequences:
- the secDF gene encoding protein translocase subunit SecDF, translating into MKKGRLIAFFLIVLLIGTGLGYFTKPAAKNITLGLDLRGGFEVLYDVQPVKKGDKITKDVLVSTVQALNRRANVLGVSEPNIQIEGNNRIRVQLAGVTNQNRAREILSTEAQLSFRDTNDKELLNGSDLVENGAKQTFDPTTNEPIVSVKLKDADKFGEVTKKVKKMAPNNQLVIWLDYQKGDSFKKEVGKKHPKYVSAPNVSQELNTKDVTIEGQFTVQKAKDLANILNAGALPVKLTEKYSTSVGAQFGQQALHDTVEAGIIGIALVFLFMLLYYRLPGLIAVITLSVYVYITLQVFDWMQAVLTLPGIAALILGVGMAVDANIITYERIKEELKLGKSVRSAFRSGNRRSFATIFDANITTIIAAVVLFIFGTSSVKGFATMLILSILTSFITAVFLSRFLLSLLVESRWLDRKKGWFGVKKKHIMDIQKTDENTEPHTAFQKWDFTSKRKYFFIFSSAVTIAGIIILLIFKLNLGIDFASGARIDVQSNHALTAQQVEKDFDSLGMDPENVVLSGKENHVAAARFVGEPSKEKIAEIKTYFKDKYGAEPNVSTVSPTVGKELARNALYAVAIASIGIIIYVSIRFEYRMAVAAIVSLLYDAFFIVAFFSITRLEVDVTFIAAVLTIIGYSINDTIVTFDRIREQMKKRKPKSFADLEHIVNLSLQQTFTRSINTVLTVVIVVVVLLILGSSSITNFSVALLIGLLTGVYSSLYIAAQMWLVWKGKEFKSKKSIEE; encoded by the coding sequence ATGAAAAAAGGACGCTTGATTGCGTTTTTCCTGATCGTATTATTGATCGGCACAGGGCTGGGGTATTTTACAAAGCCGGCTGCCAAAAATATTACGTTAGGATTGGATTTACGCGGCGGGTTTGAAGTTCTGTACGATGTGCAGCCCGTCAAAAAAGGCGATAAAATCACAAAAGACGTGCTTGTCAGCACGGTGCAGGCGCTGAACCGCCGGGCTAACGTTCTCGGCGTAAGCGAGCCGAACATTCAGATTGAAGGGAACAACCGCATCCGCGTACAGCTGGCGGGCGTCACGAATCAGAACAGGGCGCGCGAAATTCTGTCAACGGAAGCGCAGCTCTCGTTCAGGGACACGAATGATAAAGAGCTCTTAAACGGCTCTGATCTCGTTGAAAACGGCGCGAAGCAAACTTTCGATCCGACGACGAACGAACCGATTGTCAGCGTGAAGCTGAAGGATGCGGACAAGTTCGGAGAAGTGACGAAAAAAGTCAAGAAAATGGCGCCTAATAATCAGCTCGTCATCTGGCTTGATTATCAAAAAGGCGATTCATTTAAAAAAGAAGTCGGCAAAAAACATCCGAAATATGTATCCGCTCCGAATGTGAGCCAGGAATTAAATACGAAGGATGTCACAATTGAAGGCCAGTTCACCGTTCAAAAAGCAAAGGACTTGGCCAATATTTTAAACGCGGGCGCGCTGCCTGTGAAACTGACCGAAAAATACTCTACTTCAGTAGGGGCGCAATTCGGACAGCAGGCTTTACATGATACGGTAGAGGCCGGCATCATCGGGATTGCACTTGTTTTCTTATTTATGCTGCTTTATTACAGACTGCCGGGTCTCATTGCGGTTATCACGCTTTCTGTATATGTGTATATTACGCTTCAAGTGTTTGACTGGATGCAGGCGGTGCTGACACTTCCGGGTATCGCGGCCCTCATTTTGGGTGTAGGGATGGCGGTTGACGCCAATATCATCACCTATGAACGGATAAAAGAAGAGCTGAAACTCGGAAAATCCGTCCGCTCGGCTTTCCGTTCAGGGAACAGACGGTCATTTGCGACGATTTTCGATGCGAATATCACAACGATCATCGCAGCGGTCGTGCTCTTTATTTTCGGGACAAGCTCTGTAAAAGGGTTTGCGACGATGCTGATTTTGTCAATTCTGACAAGCTTTATTACAGCTGTCTTCCTTTCAAGATTCCTGCTCTCCCTTCTTGTGGAAAGCAGATGGCTTGACCGGAAAAAAGGCTGGTTCGGCGTCAAGAAAAAACATATTATGGACATCCAGAAAACAGATGAAAATACTGAACCGCATACGGCGTTCCAAAAATGGGATTTCACGAGCAAACGAAAATACTTCTTTATTTTCTCAAGTGCTGTGACTATTGCGGGAATTATCATCTTACTGATCTTTAAACTCAACCTGGGAATCGATTTTGCAAGCGGCGCGCGGATTGACGTGCAGAGCAATCATGCCTTGACGGCGCAGCAGGTTGAAAAAGACTTTGACTCTCTCGGCATGGACCCGGAAAACGTAGTGCTCTCAGGTAAAGAGAACCATGTCGCCGCGGCCCGGTTTGTCGGAGAGCCATCTAAAGAAAAGATCGCTGAAATCAAAACGTACTTTAAGGACAAATACGGAGCTGAACCGAATGTCAGCACGGTATCGCCGACAGTCGGAAAAGAGCTGGCCCGTAATGCCTTATATGCCGTGGCAATTGCATCAATCGGCATCATTATTTACGTGTCAATACGTTTTGAGTACAGAATGGCTGTCGCCGCAATTGTATCCCTGCTGTATGACGCTTTCTTTATCGTCGCGTTTTTCAGCATTACAAGGCTGGAGGTCGACGTCACCTTTATCGCCGCTGTGCTCACCATTATCGGTTACTCGATAAATGATACGATCGTTACATTTGACCGGATACGCGAGCAGATGAAAAAGCGCAAGCCGAAGTCATTTGCCGATCTGGAACACATCGTGAATCTGAGCTTGCAGCAAACCTTTACACGCTCGATTAATACGGTCTTAACCGTAGTGATTGTTGTCGTCGTGCTGCTCATTTTAGGGTCATCGTCAATTACAAACTTCTCCGTCGCCTTATTGATAGGTTTATTGACGGGTGTTTATTCTTCTCTTTACATCGCCGCACAGATGTGGCTTGTATGGAAAGGAAAAGAATTTAAATCGAAAAAATCAATCGAAGAGTAA
- a CDS encoding post-transcriptional regulator has translation MEKHPAEMYKDHLRPFLYSKLEEFKILGYDDVEHESLWSYLIHKKWKQKTELPLYKLAGDILSVKIGDFMNYATVEAFKSSNWLESDEGQEALDELLR, from the coding sequence GTGGAGAAACATCCCGCCGAAATGTATAAAGATCATTTGCGGCCTTTTTTGTACAGTAAACTTGAAGAGTTCAAAATCCTCGGATACGATGATGTTGAACATGAGAGTTTATGGTCATACCTCATACATAAAAAGTGGAAACAGAAAACGGAACTGCCGCTGTATAAATTGGCCGGCGATATTTTATCAGTTAAAATTGGCGATTTTATGAACTATGCAACCGTCGAAGCTTTTAAGTCGTCTAATTGGCTGGAAAGCGATGAAGGTCAGGAAGCTTTGGATGAACTGCTGAGATAA
- the spoVB gene encoding stage V sporulation protein B, which produces MAKQTFLRGTLILITAGMITRMLGFVNRVVIARFIGEEGVGLYMMAAPTFFLATTLTQFGLPVAISKLVAEASARGDREKMKHILVMSLTITGILSLIFTPLFLCFAPIMAETMLTDQRTVYPLLAITPVVPIIAISSVLRGYFQGRQNMNPLAFSQVLEQIVRISLVAVCTTVFLPYGIEYAAAGAMISSVIGELASLIYLFICFKAKKTIRIRKQFFKSIANGKETFRQLMSVSLPTTGSRFIGNLSWFFEPIVVAQSLAIAGVATAAATSQYGELTGFAMTVLTLPSFITYSLSTALVPAISEGMEQKKLQVVEYRLEQAMRLCLLSGGISVVILFSFADELMSVMYGSTNAAVFIKVMAPFFLLYYFQGPLQAVLQALNLAGAAMMNSFIGAAVKTGLIFVLATRPSLGIMGAALAIVTGMVLVTLLHAATVSKVLPISIKIKEYALCFAVIFICGYVSRIIKHAVHFSGSEAVNLTGWIAMTVILYIVLLLIFRLIKREELIRIPVIGRFVMR; this is translated from the coding sequence ATGGCAAAACAGACTTTTTTAAGGGGCACTCTTATTCTCATCACAGCCGGGATGATTACAAGAATGCTCGGCTTTGTCAACCGGGTGGTCATCGCCCGGTTTATCGGTGAAGAAGGGGTCGGATTGTACATGATGGCTGCCCCGACATTTTTCTTGGCCACCACTTTGACCCAATTCGGCCTCCCTGTTGCCATCAGCAAGCTTGTCGCTGAAGCAAGCGCCCGGGGGGACCGGGAAAAAATGAAACATATTTTAGTGATGTCGCTTACCATCACCGGGATATTAAGTCTCATCTTTACGCCGCTGTTTTTATGCTTTGCGCCGATTATGGCCGAAACGATGCTGACTGATCAACGCACGGTTTACCCGCTTTTGGCGATTACGCCCGTCGTGCCGATTATCGCAATCTCCAGCGTGCTGCGCGGTTATTTTCAAGGCAGGCAGAATATGAACCCGCTGGCGTTTTCCCAAGTGCTTGAACAAATTGTGCGGATTTCACTTGTCGCGGTCTGCACGACGGTGTTTCTGCCGTACGGAATTGAATATGCCGCGGCCGGAGCCATGATTTCGTCTGTCATCGGGGAGCTCGCCTCTCTTATTTATTTATTCATTTGTTTCAAGGCCAAAAAAACAATCAGAATCAGAAAACAATTTTTCAAGTCGATTGCAAATGGAAAAGAAACCTTCCGCCAGCTGATGAGCGTGTCGCTTCCGACAACCGGAAGCCGCTTCATCGGAAACTTGTCTTGGTTTTTTGAACCTATTGTCGTCGCGCAGAGCCTTGCGATTGCAGGAGTGGCCACCGCTGCTGCCACCAGCCAGTACGGGGAGCTGACCGGTTTTGCCATGACGGTTTTGACGCTGCCCAGCTTTATAACCTATTCTCTGTCAACAGCGCTTGTTCCTGCGATCAGTGAAGGAATGGAGCAAAAAAAGCTGCAAGTTGTCGAATACCGTCTGGAACAGGCGATGAGGCTGTGTCTTTTAAGCGGGGGCATTTCAGTGGTTATTTTATTCTCTTTCGCTGATGAGCTGATGTCCGTCATGTACGGATCAACGAATGCAGCGGTATTTATTAAAGTGATGGCGCCGTTTTTTCTGCTTTATTATTTTCAGGGGCCCCTTCAAGCGGTGCTGCAGGCGCTTAATTTAGCCGGGGCCGCCATGATGAACAGTTTTATCGGCGCCGCTGTTAAAACAGGCCTTATTTTTGTGCTGGCGACCAGGCCTTCGCTCGGCATTATGGGCGCGGCATTGGCGATTGTGACGGGAATGGTCCTCGTCACCCTGCTGCATGCGGCCACTGTAAGCAAAGTGCTCCCGATCAGCATTAAAATAAAAGAATACGCGCTCTGCTTTGCCGTCATATTCATTTGCGGCTATGTGAGCCGCATTATAAAGCACGCCGTTCATTTTTCAGGGTCAGAGGCTGTTAATCTCACAGGATGGATTGCAATGACCGTGATACTGTACATTGTGCTTCTGCTGATATTCAGGCTGATTAAAAGGGAGGAGCTGATCCGGATTCCGGTCATCGGCCGGTTTGTGATGCGGTGA
- a CDS encoding DUF421 domain-containing protein, with protein MGDIFIITFRTIVLYIIILVIFRLMGKREIGELSILDFVVSIMIAEIAVLAIENVEDQLLHTIVPIVILMIIQVSLAFVSLKSQKIRQLLDGKPTTIIKQGKIDERAMRSQRYNFDDLLMQLRENNIERISDVSYAVLESSGKLSIVKKKNNKDKQLETPLIVDGVVQNEHLDRIGKDKHWLEKNLAKRGYRDLSEISFCTFTDGAFFIDIKNEKGEP; from the coding sequence ATGGGAGATATTTTCATTATTACGTTTCGTACAATAGTGCTTTACATCATCATTCTTGTGATTTTCAGGCTGATGGGAAAGCGGGAAATCGGAGAGCTGAGCATTTTGGATTTTGTCGTTTCCATTATGATTGCTGAAATAGCGGTTTTGGCAATTGAAAATGTAGAGGATCAGCTTTTGCATACCATTGTGCCGATTGTCATTTTAATGATTATTCAGGTAAGCCTTGCTTTTGTCTCGCTCAAAAGCCAAAAAATACGGCAGCTGCTTGACGGCAAGCCAACCACTATCATTAAACAGGGAAAAATCGACGAACGGGCGATGAGATCACAGCGCTACAATTTTGACGACCTTCTGATGCAGCTGAGGGAAAATAACATCGAAAGAATTTCTGACGTGTCATACGCCGTTTTAGAGTCATCAGGAAAACTGTCAATCGTCAAAAAGAAAAACAATAAGGATAAGCAGCTGGAAACCCCGCTCATTGTCGATGGAGTCGTTCAAAACGAGCATTTAGACAGAATCGGGAAAGACAAACACTGGCTCGAAAAAAATTTAGCAAAAAGAGGATATCGCGATCTTTCGGAAATATCATTCTGCACGTTTACAGACGGGGCTTTTTTTATTGATATCAAAAATGAAAAAGGGGAGCCTTAA
- a CDS encoding TIGR04086 family membrane protein codes for MEETKQVGKGVLYGLVAIFAVMLLTSLAISLLLTVTSMEESSFSWLITALSFLSLFAGGFISGGKAKEKGWMIGALTAVCFSLIILLFQYLGFGKTFTSGQLLFHLGFLGVSMLGGIFGVNLKGSRSA; via the coding sequence ATGGAAGAAACAAAACAAGTGGGAAAAGGCGTCTTGTACGGCTTAGTAGCTATCTTTGCAGTGATGCTGCTGACGAGTTTGGCGATTTCACTGTTACTGACGGTCACCTCAATGGAAGAGTCATCTTTCAGCTGGCTGATCACCGCGCTTTCTTTTCTATCTTTATTTGCGGGCGGTTTTATTTCCGGCGGCAAAGCGAAAGAAAAAGGCTGGATGATCGGAGCGTTAACCGCCGTTTGTTTCTCGTTAATCATCTTGCTGTTTCAATATTTAGGGTTCGGAAAAACGTTTACATCCGGGCAGCTTTTGTTTCACCTCGGCTTTTTGGGAGTCAGTATGCTGGGCGGGATTTTCGGAGTGAATTTGAAAGGAAGCAGATCAGCGTAA
- the yajC gene encoding preprotein translocase subunit YajC, whose protein sequence is MGTLGTIVPIILMFAVLYFLLIRPQQKQQKAVRQMQEELKKGDSVVTIGGLHGTVDSIDESKVVIKTGDNTRLTFDRRAIREASAE, encoded by the coding sequence ATGGGTACTTTAGGTACAATCGTTCCTATTATTTTAATGTTTGCAGTGCTTTATTTCCTGCTCATCCGTCCGCAACAAAAGCAGCAGAAGGCTGTACGCCAGATGCAGGAAGAGCTGAAAAAAGGAGATTCAGTGGTGACAATCGGAGGATTGCACGGCACTGTTGATTCAATTGATGAGAGCAAGGTCGTCATTAAAACAGGTGATAACACCCGTTTAACTTTTGACCGCCGCGCAATCAGAGAAGCTTCCGCTGAGTAA
- the tgt gene encoding tRNA guanosine(34) transglycosylase Tgt produces the protein MAEQPIRYEFIKECKQTGARLGRVHTPHGSFETPVFMPVGTLATVKTMSPDELKSMDAGIILSNTYHLWLRPGHDIVKEAGGLHQFMNWDRAILTDSGGFQVFSLSKFCNIEEEGVHFRNHLNGDKLFLSPEKAMEIQNALGSDIMMAFDECPPYPAEYDYMKRSVERTSRWAERCLKAHGRSDEQGLFGIVQGGEYEDLRTQSAKDLVSLDFPGYAIGGLSVGEPKHVMNRVLEFTTPLLPKDKPRYLMGVGSPDALIDGAIRGVDMFDCVLPTRIARNGTVFTSEGRLNMKNAKYERDFRPIDEECSCHTCKNYSRAYIRHLIRCNETFGIRLTTYHNLHFLLHLMEQVRQAIREDRLGDFREEFFERYGYNKPNAKSF, from the coding sequence ATGGCTGAACAACCGATACGTTATGAATTTATAAAGGAATGCAAACAAACGGGAGCGCGTCTGGGCAGAGTTCATACGCCCCACGGCTCCTTTGAGACGCCTGTATTTATGCCGGTCGGCACGCTTGCTACGGTGAAGACGATGTCTCCGGACGAGCTGAAATCTATGGATGCGGGTATTATTTTAAGCAATACGTACCATTTATGGCTCCGCCCGGGACATGACATCGTAAAAGAAGCAGGCGGGCTTCATCAGTTTATGAACTGGGACCGCGCGATTTTAACGGATTCCGGCGGTTTTCAGGTCTTTTCATTAAGTAAGTTTTGTAATATAGAAGAAGAAGGCGTTCATTTCCGCAATCACTTAAACGGAGACAAGCTGTTTTTATCTCCGGAAAAAGCGATGGAAATTCAAAACGCCCTCGGTTCCGATATCATGATGGCGTTTGATGAATGCCCTCCGTACCCGGCAGAGTATGATTACATGAAGCGCTCTGTGGAACGGACCAGCCGCTGGGCCGAACGCTGCCTGAAGGCGCACGGACGCTCTGATGAGCAGGGGCTGTTCGGAATCGTACAGGGCGGAGAGTACGAAGACTTGCGGACACAAAGTGCCAAAGACTTGGTTTCGCTTGATTTTCCGGGCTATGCCATAGGCGGATTATCTGTCGGCGAGCCGAAGCACGTCATGAACAGAGTGCTTGAGTTTACAACTCCGCTTTTACCGAAGGACAAGCCGAGATATTTAATGGGTGTGGGTTCACCGGATGCCTTAATTGACGGCGCCATCCGCGGCGTTGATATGTTTGACTGCGTGCTGCCGACCCGGATTGCCCGAAACGGCACGGTGTTCACGAGTGAAGGGCGCCTGAATATGAAAAATGCCAAATATGAGCGCGATTTCCGTCCGATTGACGAAGAGTGCAGCTGCCATACATGCAAAAATTACTCCCGCGCTTACATCAGACATTTGATCCGCTGTAATGAAACGTTTGGAATTCGATTAACAACTTACCATAACCTTCATTTTCTGTTACACTTAATGGAGCAGGTCAGACAAGCTATCCGGGAGGATCGTCTTGGTGATTTCCGAGAAGAGTTCTTTGAGCGTTACGGCTATAATAAGCCAAATGCGAAAAGCTTCTAA
- the queA gene encoding tRNA preQ1(34) S-adenosylmethionine ribosyltransferase-isomerase QueA, with protein MKVDLFDFELPERLIAQVPLKERDASRLMVLDKQTGGLTDSSFKEIVSFFKEGDCLVLNNTRVLPARLFGTKEDTGAKVELLLLKQEENDTWETLVKPAKRVRKGTILTFGDGRLTAVCTEELDHGGRKIKFRYDGIFYEVLESLGEMPLPPYIKEQLDDKERYQTVFSKEIGSAAAPTAGLHFTEEILDELKQKGVRIEFITLHVGLGTFRPVSADDVEEHNMHAEFYEMTEETAASLNEVRKAGGRIVSVGTTSTRTLETIAGEHDGVFTASSGWTSIFIYPGYEFKAIDGMITNFHLPKSSLIMLVSALAGREHVLSAYRHAVEEEYRFFSFGDAMLII; from the coding sequence ATGAAAGTCGATTTATTTGATTTTGAACTGCCTGAACGCCTCATTGCCCAAGTGCCGCTGAAAGAGCGTGACGCATCGCGGCTGATGGTGCTTGACAAACAGACGGGCGGACTGACGGACAGTTCATTTAAAGAGATTGTCAGCTTTTTTAAAGAAGGGGATTGTCTCGTTTTGAACAATACCCGTGTGCTGCCCGCCAGATTATTCGGCACAAAAGAAGATACGGGAGCGAAAGTGGAGCTCCTTTTATTAAAACAGGAAGAAAACGATACATGGGAAACGCTCGTAAAGCCGGCGAAACGCGTAAGAAAAGGTACGATTCTGACATTTGGCGACGGCCGGCTGACAGCGGTCTGTACGGAGGAGCTTGATCATGGCGGCCGAAAAATAAAATTCCGGTACGACGGGATTTTTTATGAAGTGCTTGAATCTCTCGGTGAAATGCCGCTGCCTCCTTATATTAAAGAGCAGCTTGATGATAAAGAGCGGTATCAGACCGTCTTTTCAAAAGAAATCGGTTCTGCCGCCGCCCCGACGGCCGGACTTCATTTTACGGAAGAGATCCTGGACGAGCTGAAGCAAAAGGGCGTGCGGATTGAATTTATCACCCTTCACGTGGGGCTCGGCACTTTCCGCCCAGTCAGTGCGGATGATGTGGAAGAGCATAACATGCATGCGGAATTTTATGAAATGACGGAAGAAACCGCCGCCTCTTTAAATGAGGTCAGAAAGGCGGGCGGACGCATCGTGTCGGTCGGAACGACATCAACGCGCACCCTTGAAACCATTGCCGGCGAGCATGACGGCGTATTCACCGCTTCAAGCGGCTGGACGTCCATCTTCATTTATCCGGGATATGAATTTAAAGCGATTGACGGCATGATCACTAATTTTCATCTGCCGAAATCCTCGCTTATCATGCTTGTTTCTGCGCTTGCCGGCAGAGAGCATGTGCTTTCCGCCTACCGTCATGCGGTAGAAGAGGAATATCGTTTCTTCAGCTTTGGCGACGCCATGCTGATTATCTAA
- a CDS encoding DUF2905 domain-containing protein: MTEFPKILMVLGAVLLIVGAVWHFVGRLPGDIFVKKGNVTFFFPVVTCIVISVILSILLNFFGRMK; encoded by the coding sequence GTGACTGAATTTCCGAAGATTCTCATGGTTCTCGGTGCTGTTTTGCTTATTGTCGGCGCAGTCTGGCACTTTGTCGGAAGGCTGCCCGGAGATATTTTCGTTAAGAAGGGAAATGTCACATTTTTCTTTCCCGTTGTCACTTGTATTGTGATCAGTGTGATACTATCCATTCTGCTCAATTTTTTCGGCAGAATGAAATAA
- the ruvB gene encoding Holliday junction branch migration DNA helicase RuvB produces MDERLVSSEADSHESIIEQSLRPQNLAQYIGQQKVKENLRVFIDAAKMRQETLDHVLLYGPPGLGKTTLASIVANEMGVEMRTTSGPAIERPGDLAAILTALEPGDVLFIDEIHRLNRSIEEVLYPAMEDFCLDIVIGKGPSARSVRLDLPPFTLVGATTRVGLLTAPLRDRFGVLSRLEYYTQEELTDIVSRTAEVFEVEIEEAPALEIARRSRGTPRVANRLLRRVRDFAQVLGDSRITEEIAHDALERLQVDALGLDHIDHKLLMGMIEKFSGGPVGLDTISATIGEEPHTIEDVYEPYLLQIGFLQRTPRGRVVTPAVYEHFRLEAPACD; encoded by the coding sequence ATGGATGAACGGCTCGTTTCAAGTGAAGCAGACAGCCATGAATCAATAATCGAGCAAAGCCTCAGGCCGCAGAACCTCGCCCAGTACATCGGGCAGCAGAAGGTAAAAGAAAATCTGCGCGTGTTTATCGATGCGGCGAAAATGAGGCAGGAAACGCTTGACCACGTTCTTTTATACGGGCCTCCGGGTCTCGGAAAAACAACGCTCGCGTCTATCGTGGCCAATGAGATGGGTGTGGAGATGCGGACGACGTCAGGCCCCGCTATCGAAAGACCGGGAGACTTGGCAGCCATTCTGACGGCGCTCGAACCCGGGGATGTGCTGTTTATAGACGAAATTCACAGACTGAACCGGTCAATCGAAGAAGTGCTGTACCCGGCGATGGAGGACTTCTGCCTTGATATCGTTATTGGAAAAGGCCCGTCCGCCCGCTCCGTCCGCCTTGACCTTCCGCCTTTTACGCTGGTAGGAGCGACGACCAGGGTCGGCTTATTGACCGCGCCGCTCAGAGACCGGTTCGGGGTGCTGTCCCGCCTTGAATACTATACGCAGGAAGAACTGACAGATATCGTGTCAAGAACGGCTGAAGTATTCGAAGTTGAAATCGAAGAAGCCCCGGCTTTGGAAATCGCCAGACGGTCAAGGGGAACGCCGCGGGTTGCAAACCGGCTTCTCAGAAGGGTGAGAGATTTTGCCCAAGTGCTAGGTGACAGCCGCATCACGGAAGAAATCGCTCACGACGCGCTCGAACGTCTTCAAGTCGACGCACTCGGCCTTGACCATATTGACCATAAGCTGCTGATGGGCATGATTGAAAAATTCAGCGGCGGTCCCGTCGGCCTTGATACGATTTCCGCGACAATCGGTGAAGAACCGCATACAATAGAGGATGTGTACGAACCGTATCTGCTTCAGATCGGATTTCTCCAAAGGACGCCGAGAGGACGGGTCGTGACCCCGGCTGTGTATGAGCATTTTCGATTGGAGGCACCCGCCTGTGACTGA
- the ruvA gene encoding Holliday junction branch migration protein RuvA, whose amino-acid sequence MIEFVKGTIDYVSPQYIVIENGGIGYQVFTPNPFIYKVSNQETIFTYHHIKEDAFSLYGFSTREEKALFTKLLNVTGIGPKGALAILGSGDPGAVIEAIEQEDEAFLVKFPGVGKKTARQIILDLKGKLADVVPEMIDNLFNHEARIEKQEAETALDEALEALRVLGYAEKEIKKVLPHLKEETALSTDQYVKKALQKLLK is encoded by the coding sequence GTGATTGAATTCGTGAAGGGGACGATTGATTACGTATCGCCCCAATACATCGTGATTGAAAACGGCGGGATCGGCTATCAGGTCTTCACTCCGAATCCGTTTATTTATAAGGTAAGCAATCAAGAGACCATTTTTACGTATCATCATATAAAAGAAGACGCCTTTTCTTTGTATGGCTTTTCAACCCGGGAAGAAAAAGCGCTTTTCACAAAGCTGCTGAATGTCACCGGCATCGGTCCGAAAGGGGCGCTCGCCATTCTCGGTTCCGGTGATCCGGGAGCCGTCATCGAAGCGATCGAACAGGAAGATGAAGCCTTTTTGGTGAAATTTCCTGGTGTGGGCAAAAAAACGGCACGGCAGATTATTCTTGATTTGAAAGGCAAACTGGCCGATGTCGTGCCTGAAATGATTGACAACCTGTTCAATCATGAAGCGCGCATTGAAAAACAAGAGGCTGAAACGGCGCTTGATGAGGCGCTTGAAGCGCTCAGGGTACTCGGCTACGCCGAAAAAGAAATTAAAAAAGTGCTTCCTCACTTAAAAGAGGAAACGGCGCTTTCAACAGACCAATATGTGAAAAAAGCATTGCAAAAATTATTAAAGTAA
- a CDS encoding intercompartmental signaling factor BofC translates to MLILSAAVLICGGNAAYGAEVEHYGPLRVHVQLEKVYLDGDVGIEHTDETVLAMEDFWAAYAGWTLVEQKKGFVLFRKHVDDISPLSKVNGYIGVTDGGVISTFHGRPGSLAEPIQSFFQIDLERLESRLQKHLEHGIPYRTKAEFESVIDHIKTYSG, encoded by the coding sequence ATGCTTATCTTATCAGCAGCAGTCCTGATTTGCGGAGGAAACGCCGCATACGGGGCAGAGGTTGAGCATTACGGGCCGCTTCGGGTGCATGTCCAGCTGGAGAAGGTCTATCTGGATGGTGATGTCGGCATTGAGCATACGGATGAAACCGTTTTGGCGATGGAGGACTTTTGGGCCGCATATGCCGGCTGGACGCTCGTTGAGCAAAAAAAAGGCTTCGTCCTTTTCCGTAAGCATGTTGATGATATTTCTCCGCTCAGTAAAGTAAACGGTTATATCGGTGTCACAGACGGGGGCGTCATTTCCACTTTTCACGGCCGTCCCGGATCGCTGGCGGAACCGATCCAGTCTTTCTTTCAGATTGATTTAGAGCGGCTGGAAAGCCGATTGCAAAAGCACTTGGAACACGGTATACCGTACAGGACAAAAGCGGAGTTTGAGAGCGTGATCGATCATATTAAGACTTACAGCGGCTGA